In a single window of the Orenia metallireducens genome:
- the rplR gene encoding 50S ribosomal protein L18: protein MSKLSKKEARERRHKRIRNKVQGTPDRPRLNVYRSNQHIYAQVIDDFAGETLVAASTVDKEISEKVSNGGNKDAAKVVGEYIAKRALDKGINTVVFDRGGYEYHGRVKALAESARENGLEF, encoded by the coding sequence ATGAGCAAGTTAAGTAAAAAAGAAGCTAGGGAAAGAAGACACAAAAGAATCCGTAATAAGGTTCAAGGTACCCCAGATCGCCCTAGATTAAATGTATATAGAAGTAATCAACATATATATGCCCAAGTCATCGATGATTTTGCTGGGGAAACTTTAGTAGCTGCTTCTACTGTTGATAAAGAGATCAGTGAAAAAGTTTCAAATGGTGGAAATAAAGATGCTGCTAAAGTTGTTGGTGAATATATTGCTAAAAGAGCTTTGGATAAAGGAATAAATACAGTTGTATTTGATCGTGGTGGATATGAATATCATGGTCGTGTTAAAGCTTTAGCGGAATCCGCTCGAGAAAACGGATTAGAGTTTTAA
- the rplE gene encoding 50S ribosomal protein L5, with protein MSFLKEKYIKEIAPAMVEKFNYGNIMEVPKLDKVVLNMGLGEAAENAKVLDQAVEVFQAITGQNPVITRAKKSVANFKIREGMPVGCKVTLRGEQMYEFLYKLINVALPRVRDFRGISGKSFDGRGNYSLGLTNHTVFPEIKIDDVDKILGMDIVVVTTAETDEEAKELLSLMGMPFKK; from the coding sequence ATGTCATTTTTAAAAGAAAAATATATTAAAGAGATAGCTCCTGCTATGGTAGAAAAGTTTAATTACGGTAATATTATGGAAGTTCCTAAATTAGATAAAGTTGTTCTTAATATGGGACTTGGCGAAGCTGCAGAGAATGCTAAGGTGCTTGACCAAGCTGTTGAGGTTTTCCAAGCTATCACTGGGCAAAATCCTGTAATTACTAGAGCTAAAAAATCAGTTGCTAACTTTAAGATTAGAGAAGGTATGCCAGTTGGTTGTAAGGTTACTCTTCGTGGAGAACAAATGTATGAGTTCTTATATAAATTAATTAATGTAGCTCTACCACGTGTTCGTGACTTTAGAGGTATTTCTGGTAAATCTTTTGATGGAAGAGGTAATTATTCTTTAGGTTTAACTAACCATACTGTTTTCCCAGAAATTAAGATTGATGATGTTGATAAAATTTTAGGAATGGATATTGTTGTAGTAACTACTGCTGAAACTGATGAAGAAGCTAAAGAGTTATTATCTTTAATGGGTATGCCATTTAAAAAGTAA
- a CDS encoding type Z 30S ribosomal protein S14, giving the protein MARKAKIIKANRKPKYSTRKEHRCRKCGRPHGVIRKFELCRVCFRELAHEGKLPGVKKASW; this is encoded by the coding sequence GTGGCTAGAAAGGCTAAAATAATAAAGGCTAATCGGAAGCCTAAGTATTCAACTCGAAAAGAACACAGATGTCGCAAGTGTGGACGACCACATGGTGTTATTAGAAAGTTCGAATTATGCCGTGTATGCTTTAGAGAATTAGCCCACGAAGGTAAATTACCAGGTGTTAAGAAAGCTAGCTGGTAA
- the rplX gene encoding 50S ribosomal protein L24, translating into MSKLHVKKGDKVKIIAGKDRGQEGEILKAFPKESRVIVKGVNVIKKHVRPTQENPQGGILEKEAPIHSSNVMLLCGKCGAPSRTGKKVLDNGEKLRYCKKCGEDID; encoded by the coding sequence ATGTCTAAGTTACATGTGAAGAAAGGCGACAAAGTTAAGATTATCGCTGGAAAAGACAGAGGTCAAGAGGGAGAAATCCTAAAAGCTTTTCCAAAAGAAAGTCGTGTTATCGTTAAAGGTGTTAATGTTATTAAAAAACATGTAAGACCAACTCAAGAAAATCCACAAGGTGGTATTCTTGAAAAGGAAGCTCCAATTCATAGTTCTAATGTAATGTTACTTTGCGGAAAATGTGGAGCACCTTCTCGTACAGGTAAAAAAGTCTTAGATAACGGTGAAAAATTACGTTATTGTAAAAAATGTGGAGAAGATATCGATTAA
- the rplF gene encoding 50S ribosomal protein L6 has product MSRIGHKPVAIPEKVEVTIDGNVVKVKGPNGELQQVVNPRMDIKIEDNELTVTRPTDSKVDKSMHGLTRSLIVNMIEGVTEGFKKALELNGVGYRALKKGSNLELQVGYSHPVVIEPPEGIDFEVEKNKVIVKGIDKQLVGQVAANIRAVRPPEPYKGKGIKYVDEVIRRKEGKTG; this is encoded by the coding sequence ATGTCTCGAATCGGACATAAACCAGTTGCAATTCCTGAAAAGGTAGAAGTAACTATAGACGGTAATGTAGTAAAAGTTAAAGGTCCTAATGGAGAATTACAGCAAGTAGTTAATCCAAGAATGGATATCAAAATAGAAGATAATGAACTTACAGTAACTAGACCTACAGATTCTAAAGTAGATAAATCTATGCATGGTTTAACTCGTAGTTTAATTGTTAATATGATTGAAGGTGTAACTGAAGGATTTAAAAAAGCTTTAGAATTAAATGGTGTAGGTTATCGTGCACTTAAAAAAGGTAGTAATTTAGAACTACAAGTTGGGTATTCTCACCCTGTAGTGATTGAACCACCAGAGGGTATTGACTTTGAAGTAGAAAAGAACAAAGTTATTGTTAAAGGTATTGACAAGCAATTAGTGGGTCAGGTAGCTGCTAATATTAGAGCAGTTAGACCACCAGAACCTTACAAAGGAAAAGGAATCAAATATGTTGATGAAGTTATCAGACGTAAGGAAGGTAAGACTGGTTAG
- the rpsH gene encoding 30S ribosomal protein S8, whose translation MNITDPIADMLTRIRNANSVLKSEVEIPASNLKEEIARVLQEEGFIKGFKRINNGPQGTIKVFLKYGANGEKIISGIKRISKPGLRVYANREDLPKVLGGLGIAIISTSNGLMTDKSARKAGIGGEVLCYVW comes from the coding sequence GTGAATATAACTGATCCTATTGCTGATATGCTAACAAGAATTAGAAATGCAAACTCTGTTTTAAAATCAGAAGTGGAAATCCCTGCTTCTAACCTTAAAGAAGAGATTGCTCGGGTTTTACAAGAAGAAGGTTTTATTAAAGGATTTAAAAGAATCAATAATGGACCACAGGGTACAATCAAAGTATTCTTAAAATATGGTGCTAACGGTGAAAAGATTATCAGTGGTATTAAGAGAATTAGTAAACCAGGGTTGAGAGTTTATGCTAATAGAGAAGATTTACCTAAGGTTTTAGGTGGATTAGGTATAGCTATTATTTCAACTTCTAATGGTTTAATGACAGATAAATCTGCTCGTAAAGCAGGAATTGGTGGAGAAGTTCTCTGTTATGTATGGTAA